A single Rhopalosiphum padi isolate XX-2018 chromosome 4, ASM2088224v1, whole genome shotgun sequence DNA region contains:
- the LOC132929093 gene encoding ribosome biogenesis regulatory protein homolog, whose protein sequence is MEDISAVLNKKAALDVAAQQSVTVTKVLDPEIDLGTLLCFDSNDFDTQQLRSNQEAYLTNETRNNVQLLINKLFELPMKNEDGYMYVDLPEPRYNLPREKPLPTPKPLTKWQKFAIEKGIKKTPKPKATWDEILQKWIPTYGYKKAAADKEKDWILEVPGNAADPNVDLFAQKREAKKERVAKNEYQRLRNIAASRKIKVPSVGLPPLEGTLHSNQLKTAVDVAKISTASVGKFQPKISKEVISIKKNIPGLKKDKIPAKSMQEEKSSSLQILESINNKKPKFNLEKAANKAIHAEEVERAREKKEGGDKKKGGRSRSKGSFKRPTANTGKRLGKQKGGRKRR, encoded by the exons ATTTCTGcagtgttaaataaaaaagcaGCGTTGGATGTAGCAGCTCAACAAAGCGTTACTGTAACTAAAGTATTAGACCCAGAAATTGATTTAGGTACACTTCTGTGTTTCGATTCAAATGATTTTGATACTCAACAACTCAG ATCAAATCAAGAGGCATACTTAACAAATGAAACTAGGAATAATGTGCAGTTACTTATcaacaaattatttgaattgccTATGAAAAATGAAGATGGTTATATGTATGTAGATTTACCAGAACCTAGATATAATTTACCCCGTGAAAAACCATTACCAACACCTAAACCACTTACTAAATGGCAGAAGTTTGCCATTGAAAAGGGTATCAAGAAAACACCTAAACCAAAGGCAACATGGGATGAAATTTTacag aaATGGATACCAACTTATGGTTACAAAAAAGCTGCAGCAGACAAAGAAAAAGATTGGATATTGGAAGTGCCTGGCAATGCTGCTGATCCAAATGTTGATTTATTTGCTCAAAAGCGAGAAGCGAAAAAAGAACGTGTTGCTAAAAATGAATATCAAAGGTTACGTAATATAGCTGCTTCACGTAAGATAAAAGTTCCTTCTGTTGGATTACCACCGTTAGAAGGAACATTACACTCAAATCAG TTGAAAACAGCTGTTGATGTAGCTAAAATCTCAACTGCATCTGTTGGTAAATTCCAGCCAAAAATAAGCAAGGAagtaatatctattaaaaaaaatataccgggATTAAAGAAAGATAAAATCCCAGCCAAG agTATGCAAGAAGAAAAATCAAGTAGTCTTCAAATATTAGAATCAATTAAcaacaaaaaaccaaaattcAATTTAGAAAAAGCTGCTAATAAAGCTATTCATGCAGAAGAAGTCga gaGAGCCCGAGAGAAAAAAGAAGGAGGTGATAAAAAGAAAGGAGGACGTTCACGCAGCAAAGGATCATTTAAAAGACCTACTGCTAATACTGGCAAGCGTTTGGGAAAACAAAAAGGTGGACGTAAACGTCGATAG